The Herminiimonas arsenitoxidans genome window below encodes:
- a CDS encoding phosphoethanolamine transferase, with product MSVLKTSQATGSTGAVLEARGSSRFLHIVNRLPAISTERLTILASLFFSLTSNYLFFSAAVAGRNWAQFDSWLFAGAIFVAITALQSAALLFLLNRWTAKPVLTVLFLVTAAATYYMNKYTVFFDSDMVRNILRTDVKEASELFSLSFCIHMLVFAVLPILLLWKLRLKTTSWYRAIPVRLLYIIGALAVTAGSTMLVYQDFSSLMRNQKEVRYLITPSNYLYSLVRVVVADTAHANTPRVKISEDAKMAATWGQRTKPMLFILVVGETTRAANWGLNGYEHQTTPELSKLDVMNFPHATSCGTNTEVSVPCMFSIYGRRNYDEAKIRGHESLLHIIDHVGVKTIWRDNQAGCKGVCDGLEEQQLGNSKNPALCDGERCLDEIMLENMDGEIHKAKNGNLFIVMHQLGNHGPAYYRRYPASMRTFTPTCDTSDLSKCSREQIVNAYDNGVLYTDHFLAKTIAYLKTQTTYDTAMLYLSDHGESLGEHGIYLHGLPYSIAPKEQTQIPMVMWLSQGFANSFHLNKDCLAKRAANPVSQDNLFHSILGMLQIESKYYDKSLDISAECRS from the coding sequence GTGTCCGTCTTGAAAACATCGCAAGCAACCGGAAGCACCGGCGCAGTACTTGAAGCACGCGGCAGCAGCCGCTTTCTCCATATCGTAAATCGTCTTCCCGCCATCAGTACCGAACGGCTCACCATACTGGCCAGCCTGTTCTTTTCGCTGACATCCAATTATTTGTTCTTTTCAGCAGCAGTGGCTGGACGCAATTGGGCGCAATTCGACTCCTGGCTTTTTGCCGGTGCAATCTTCGTTGCGATCACGGCATTGCAATCTGCAGCGTTGCTCTTCCTGCTGAATCGCTGGACTGCCAAACCGGTACTTACCGTGCTGTTCCTCGTCACGGCCGCGGCAACGTATTACATGAACAAGTACACCGTGTTCTTCGATTCGGACATGGTGAGAAATATCCTGCGTACCGACGTCAAGGAAGCCAGTGAACTGTTCTCGCTGAGCTTCTGTATACATATGCTCGTATTCGCCGTGCTGCCGATACTACTGCTATGGAAGCTGCGTTTGAAAACGACATCCTGGTATCGTGCTATCCCGGTTCGTCTGCTGTATATCATTGGTGCACTCGCCGTTACGGCTGGCTCCACCATGCTGGTTTATCAGGATTTTTCCTCGCTGATGCGCAATCAGAAGGAAGTCCGCTACCTGATCACGCCCAGCAATTATCTATACTCGCTAGTGCGCGTCGTAGTCGCCGATACCGCACACGCCAACACGCCACGCGTCAAAATCAGCGAAGACGCGAAGATGGCAGCAACTTGGGGCCAACGTACCAAACCCATGCTCTTTATATTAGTAGTGGGTGAAACGACACGCGCCGCGAACTGGGGCTTGAACGGTTACGAACACCAAACCACACCGGAGTTAAGCAAGCTGGATGTAATGAACTTCCCGCATGCGACTTCATGCGGTACCAATACCGAAGTGTCGGTTCCGTGCATGTTCTCTATCTACGGACGACGTAACTACGACGAAGCAAAGATACGCGGTCACGAATCGCTGCTGCACATCATCGATCATGTCGGCGTCAAAACAATATGGCGAGATAACCAGGCCGGTTGCAAAGGTGTATGCGACGGTCTTGAAGAACAGCAGTTAGGTAATAGTAAAAATCCTGCCTTGTGTGACGGCGAGCGCTGTCTCGATGAGATCATGTTGGAAAACATGGATGGCGAAATACATAAAGCGAAGAACGGCAATCTATTCATCGTCATGCATCAACTGGGCAATCACGGTCCGGCTTATTACCGTCGTTATCCAGCGTCTATGCGCACCTTTACGCCGACTTGCGATACATCCGATCTGAGCAAATGTTCACGCGAACAGATCGTCAATGCGTATGACAATGGCGTGCTGTACACCGATCACTTCCTGGCGAAAACCATCGCTTATCTGAAGACACAAACGACTTACGATACCGCGATGCTGTATCTGTCTGACCATGGTGAATCGTTGGGCGAACACGGCATTTATCTGCACGGCTTGCCGTACTCGATCGCGCCTAAAGAGCAAACACAAATCCCTATGGTGATGTGGCTGTCACAAGGTTTTGCCAACAGCTTCCATCTGAATAAAGACTGCCTGGCAAAACGTGCCGCCAACCCAGTCAGTCAGGATAATCTGTTCCACTCCATCCTCGGTATGCTGCAGATCGAATCCAAGTATTACGATAAGTCGCTGGATATCAGCGCAGAATGCCGCTCATAA
- a CDS encoding acyltransferase family protein: MSTASRMPCVDALKAVACLLIVLHHLAFYGPMSDIAYPLMPTVIDLFYQYGRMAVQAFFVIAGFLLAAKFAPDGATSLTHPIRAIYQRYLRLVIPYLVALVFAILCAALAREWMTSDSIPDAPSLAQLLPHIFLLQDLMDQEALSAGVWYVAIDLQLFAVAAMLLWLGGKVEVHYPKLRIIGPLFIALLTFASLFVFNRNTGLDETALYFFGSYGLGTLAYWASRRPLGMMWLAALGLVVVAALLFDFRGRILVAGCVMLMLGVARQLGVLERWQMPGFLTYLGRISYSVFLIHFPLCMIVNAVFFHFFPQEPIVNVIGMLIALCVSIIGGALLFKWVEDRPSNKRRLLAPTGLLVSGMLVAHQMN; the protein is encoded by the coding sequence ATGTCCACTGCTTCAAGAATGCCTTGCGTCGATGCGCTCAAGGCGGTTGCCTGTTTGTTGATTGTTTTGCATCACCTCGCGTTTTACGGTCCGATGTCCGATATTGCGTATCCACTGATGCCGACCGTGATCGATCTGTTTTATCAATATGGCCGGATGGCAGTGCAGGCTTTCTTTGTGATTGCAGGATTCTTGTTGGCCGCAAAATTTGCACCGGATGGCGCTACTTCTCTGACGCATCCGATCAGAGCAATTTATCAACGTTATTTGCGTCTGGTGATTCCTTATCTGGTGGCGCTGGTATTTGCGATTCTGTGCGCGGCGCTGGCACGCGAGTGGATGACCAGCGATTCGATCCCGGATGCACCTAGTCTCGCGCAGTTGTTGCCGCACATTTTCTTGTTACAGGATTTGATGGATCAGGAAGCCTTGTCTGCCGGCGTCTGGTATGTGGCGATTGATTTGCAACTGTTCGCCGTTGCAGCCATGTTGTTATGGCTGGGCGGAAAAGTTGAAGTGCATTATCCGAAGCTGCGCATCATCGGTCCTTTGTTCATTGCACTGCTGACCTTTGCGTCCCTGTTTGTCTTCAACCGGAATACAGGATTGGATGAAACCGCCTTGTACTTTTTCGGCTCGTATGGCTTGGGTACCTTGGCGTACTGGGCGTCGCGTCGCCCGCTGGGCATGATGTGGTTGGCGGCTTTGGGTCTGGTGGTGGTCGCGGCACTGTTGTTTGATTTCCGCGGACGCATACTGGTGGCAGGTTGCGTGATGCTGATGCTGGGTGTTGCACGTCAGTTGGGTGTATTGGAACGCTGGCAGATGCCTGGCTTTTTGACTTACCTCGGACGTATCTCATACTCAGTCTTCCTGATTCACTTTCCTTTGTGCATGATCGTGAATGCAGTGTTCTTCCATTTCTTCCCGCAAGAACCTATTGTGAACGTCATCGGCATGCTGATCGCTTTATGCGTCAGCATTATCGGTGGAGCATTATTGTTCAAATGGGTGGAAGACAGACCAAGCAACAAGCGCCGTTTGCTGGCGCCGACGGGTTTGCTGGTGAGCGGCATGCTAGTCGCCCACCAGATGAACTAA
- a CDS encoding putative quinol monooxygenase has protein sequence MVKQDLVFYVQLHIKPEYVQEWKTAVTALIEQMAKEEAFVSCTLHQDVQDENLYTLYERWSEASVETFMANQVTATTYRQAYEERLPTWLQTPRTASVVRYVQEWRSSK, from the coding sequence ATGGTTAAACAAGATTTGGTCTTTTATGTGCAATTACATATCAAACCGGAATACGTGCAAGAGTGGAAAACAGCTGTCACTGCTTTGATAGAGCAGATGGCAAAAGAAGAGGCATTCGTCAGTTGTACGCTGCATCAGGATGTACAGGATGAAAACCTTTACACGTTGTATGAGAGATGGAGCGAAGCTTCGGTTGAAACCTTCATGGCGAACCAGGTGACAGCAACAACTTATCGCCAAGCGTATGAAGAACGCCTGCCGACATGGCTACAGACACCGAGAACAGCATCGGTCGTGCGTTATGTACAAGAATGGCGCAGCAGCAAATAG
- a CDS encoding sensor histidine kinase, with the protein MMKPSQSLKNRIAGAFILLAFVLCSFFSLAAYTAVELMESKLIDKNLDKLATNLIGQYVNHRTLELPPDISFYVGVEIPETLRKLPPGIHEIEIEGSEMHVVVRMANDQHFVIADDTSDFERTELLIFFAIAAGFIASLLLAVGLGRTFAKHVIAPLTALATSVEHNDMPSTLPSLNTQNEVGMLARAFTKRTDQLQQFLADEKLFTGDVSHELRTPLTIILGASELLKVQLAQSPDQLAVAERIRRVAAEASERVSALLMLSQSPDTLGGSQLSLTHLIEREIERCRQLLLGKPVQIEFHASSDVWVYARAELAGIAIGNLLRNACQYTEEGTVKVQLTTQQLTIEDNGPGIPDNVRTRLFERFVRGSENHHVGSGLGLAIVKRVADHLGWKIQYESPAGGGSRFILAFPANAHIEHRHVPL; encoded by the coding sequence ATGATGAAACCTAGTCAATCGCTAAAGAACCGTATTGCCGGTGCTTTTATCCTGCTGGCCTTTGTGCTGTGCAGTTTCTTTTCGCTGGCCGCATACACCGCGGTCGAATTGATGGAATCCAAGCTGATCGATAAAAATCTCGATAAGCTGGCGACCAATCTGATTGGCCAATACGTCAATCATCGCACGCTGGAACTACCACCCGACATCAGTTTTTACGTTGGCGTGGAAATCCCGGAAACTCTGCGCAAGCTGCCGCCTGGCATTCATGAGATTGAAATCGAAGGCTCAGAAATGCATGTCGTCGTGCGCATGGCCAACGATCAACACTTTGTCATTGCCGACGACACCAGTGATTTCGAGCGCACTGAATTACTGATTTTCTTTGCCATCGCCGCCGGCTTTATTGCCAGCCTCCTGCTGGCGGTCGGCCTCGGCCGTACATTTGCCAAACACGTTATTGCTCCGCTGACTGCATTGGCCACGTCGGTAGAACATAACGACATGCCATCCACACTGCCTTCGCTCAATACACAAAATGAAGTCGGCATGCTGGCACGTGCCTTCACCAAACGTACCGATCAGTTGCAACAATTTCTCGCCGATGAAAAATTGTTTACCGGCGATGTCAGCCATGAGTTGCGCACACCACTGACCATCATCCTCGGCGCATCCGAATTATTAAAAGTGCAGTTGGCACAATCGCCAGATCAATTGGCAGTGGCCGAACGCATACGTCGCGTCGCGGCCGAAGCATCCGAGCGCGTCAGTGCCTTGCTCATGCTGTCGCAATCACCGGATACCCTGGGCGGCTCGCAACTCTCGCTCACACATTTGATCGAACGCGAAATTGAGCGCTGCCGCCAACTCTTGCTCGGCAAGCCGGTACAAATTGAGTTCCATGCATCCAGCGATGTCTGGGTCTATGCACGTGCAGAGCTGGCCGGGATCGCGATCGGCAATCTGCTCCGCAACGCCTGCCAGTACACGGAAGAAGGCACCGTCAAGGTACAGCTAACAACGCAACAATTAACAATTGAAGATAACGGGCCTGGCATTCCGGACAATGTGCGCACCCGCCTGTTCGAGCGCTTCGTACGTGGCAGCGAGAACCATCATGTTGGCTCCGGCCTCGGCCTGGCAATTGTTAAACGGGTAGCAGATCATCTCGGTTGGAAGATTCAATATGAAAGCCCGGCCGGCGGTGGCAGTCGTTTTATTCTGGCCTTCCCAGCCAATGCTCATATCGAACATCGGCACGTTCCTCTCTGA
- a CDS encoding AadA family aminoglycoside 3''-O-nucleotidyltransferase — protein sequence MNTTPPVEITQQLSNTRAILEHHLAGSLQAIHLFGSAIDGGLKPHSDIDLLVTVSTPPTESTRRSLMMELLTVSAWPGSSTSYRPLEVTVIAREEVIPWRYPARRELQFGEWLREELQAGIIEPAMLDHDLAILLTKARQHSVCLMGIPATEFFDPVPREDFAKALSDTIAQWNEASDWQGDEQTVVLALARIWFSVSTGKIAPKDIAAAWALERLPEEYRPVLAKAQAAYLHGAADELADDTERMSPYVHYVKTMIQRA from the coding sequence ATGAACACAACACCACCTGTCGAAATCACCCAGCAACTGTCAAATACGCGCGCCATACTGGAACACCATCTGGCAGGAAGCTTGCAAGCCATACACTTGTTTGGTTCCGCCATCGATGGCGGACTCAAGCCGCATAGCGATATAGACTTGCTGGTCACGGTCAGTACTCCACCAACCGAATCGACCCGACGCTCGCTGATGATGGAGCTGTTGACGGTCTCTGCATGGCCAGGAAGCAGCACATCATATCGCCCACTCGAAGTGACGGTTATCGCCCGGGAAGAAGTTATACCTTGGCGTTACCCGGCGCGGCGCGAACTTCAATTCGGTGAATGGCTGCGCGAAGAACTGCAAGCCGGCATTATCGAACCAGCCATGCTGGACCATGACCTTGCGATCTTGCTGACAAAAGCGAGACAGCACAGTGTCTGCTTGATGGGCATCCCCGCAACTGAATTCTTCGATCCAGTCCCCAGAGAAGATTTTGCAAAGGCACTGTCTGACACCATCGCGCAATGGAATGAAGCATCAGACTGGCAAGGCGACGAGCAAACTGTCGTGCTGGCTCTTGCACGCATCTGGTTCAGTGTCTCTACGGGGAAAATCGCGCCTAAGGATATCGCCGCCGCATGGGCGCTTGAGCGCTTGCCGGAAGAGTACCGACCAGTACTGGCAAAAGCACAGGCCGCTTACCTGCATGGTGCAGCCGACGAATTGGCTGACGACACAGAGCGGATGAGTCCGTATGTACACTACGTCAAGACTATGATTCAGCGTGCCTGA